The Candidatus Methanomethylicota archaeon genome window below encodes:
- a CDS encoding GNAT family N-acetyltransferase has protein sequence MKLNIEVADECDARSWNEFVKMNPHATPYHLWEYGKSLSLTYGYKRFYLIAKEYEEIVGILPLIQVKSLLFYNKLISLPFCEYGGQLSESKYIAKSLWKMAIEVANKLKVDYVEIRNPSSIPDINGYHRIQRYVTFEIDLTKSKESLWRNLDKKTRNAIRKAMKKGVEVEEVENENCLKLYYKLYLKTQKRHGSPPNSFKLFYNIYRQLQPMGVMRILLAKYQGKTIGGIITFHLNGIIYWWGGVINLDYRYLNPTNLLLWEIIRWGAENGFKAFNLGRTRKGTSIYHFKSGWRGKEVFLQDYVYFLNDNLHMNGKEFMLPDPYQSKYQFLSKIWSLLPTIIAEKIGPKIVSGIGL, from the coding sequence ATGAAGTTGAACATAGAAGTTGCAGATGAATGCGACGCACGTTCATGGAACGAATTCGTTAAAATGAACCCTCATGCTACACCATATCACTTGTGGGAATATGGTAAATCGCTCTCATTAACGTACGGCTACAAGAGATTTTACCTTATTGCAAAAGAATATGAAGAAATAGTGGGCATCCTACCACTAATTCAAGTGAAAAGCCTTCTATTTTACAATAAGCTAATCTCTCTACCTTTTTGTGAGTATGGAGGTCAACTTTCAGAATCTAAATATATCGCAAAATCTTTGTGGAAAATGGCTATCGAGGTTGCCAACAAACTTAAGGTAGATTATGTAGAAATTAGAAATCCAAGCAGTATCCCTGATATCAATGGATACCATAGAATTCAAAGATACGTTACATTTGAAATAGATTTAACAAAAAGTAAAGAGAGTTTATGGCGTAATCTCGATAAGAAGACAAGAAATGCCATTAGAAAAGCTATGAAAAAGGGAGTTGAAGTGGAAGAAGTTGAAAATGAGAACTGTCTAAAGCTTTACTACAAGTTATATCTTAAGACGCAAAAGCGACATGGATCACCCCCAAATAGTTTTAAATTATTTTATAACATTTATCGACAACTACAACCAATGGGAGTCATGAGAATATTACTGGCTAAATACCAAGGAAAAACCATAGGTGGAATAATTACTTTCCACCTTAACGGCATCATTTACTGGTGGGGAGGTGTGATAAATCTTGATTATAGATATCTCAACCCAACTAATCTTCTCTTGTGGGAAATTATCAGATGGGGGGCTGAAAACGGCTTTAAAGCTTTTAACCTTGGACGAACAAGAAAAGGTACATCAATATACCATTTTAAAAGTGGATGGAGAGGAAAAGAAGTTTTTCTTCAAGATTACGTTTATTTCCTGAATGACAATTTACATATGAATGGTAAAGAATTCATGTTACCAGATCCGTACCAAAGCAAATACCAGTTTCTATCAAAGATTTGGTCACTTTTACCCACTATTATTGCTGAAAAAATAGGGCCAAAAATTGTAAGCGGAATAGGGTTATAA
- a CDS encoding ATP-grasp domain-containing protein, whose amino-acid sequence MKAYDKFQTISIAEKCGVPHPKTFLIDDVKTLREVASELNYPVVIKPRMKVFWNNRKAVMIKVTPINYAYNKEDLLFKYKSLMGKLKGKVPSDFFLLQEYAKGIRVGVEVLMDYSSDLIALFMHKRLREYPVTGGASTLRVSIWNRRLVEYSIKLLKEMRRQGVAMVEFKLNEENGDANLMEVNGRFWGSLPLAINAGVDFPYLLYKMIVEKDTFTVNGYKLGLTERWLIPGDLLWLLDSLLLSNGNPKFIALKKFLFSPFLPDDIISSDDFMPTIGASVNILHYLIEVFKKKRTIYGEVLGF is encoded by the coding sequence ATGAAAGCTTATGATAAATTCCAAACAATTAGCATTGCAGAGAAATGTGGAGTGCCGCATCCTAAAACATTCCTAATAGATGATGTAAAAACTTTGAGGGAAGTGGCGAGCGAACTTAACTATCCAGTAGTAATTAAACCTAGGATGAAGGTTTTCTGGAATAATAGAAAAGCAGTTATGATAAAGGTTACACCAATTAACTATGCATATAATAAGGAGGATCTTTTATTTAAATATAAGAGCTTAATGGGCAAACTTAAGGGTAAAGTGCCTTCTGATTTCTTCCTCTTACAGGAATATGCAAAGGGGATAAGGGTTGGCGTGGAAGTGTTAATGGACTATTCTTCTGATCTTATTGCGTTATTTATGCATAAAAGATTACGTGAGTATCCCGTGACTGGTGGGGCGAGCACATTAAGGGTTAGCATATGGAATAGAAGGCTAGTGGAATACTCGATAAAACTACTGAAGGAAATGAGGCGGCAAGGAGTTGCGATGGTGGAATTTAAGTTGAATGAGGAAAATGGGGATGCAAATCTTATGGAAGTTAATGGAAGATTTTGGGGTTCTCTACCATTAGCAATAAATGCCGGAGTAGATTTTCCTTACCTACTCTACAAAATGATTGTGGAAAAAGATACTTTTACTGTAAATGGTTATAAGTTGGGTCTTACTGAAAGATGGCTTATACCTGGAGACTTACTATGGCTATTGGATTCATTACTCCTAAGTAATGGAAACCCTAAGTTTATTGCCCTTAAAAAATTCCTATTCTCCCCATTTCTGCCAGATGACATTATTTCATCAGATGATTTTATGCCAACAATAGGTGCATCGGTTAACATTCTGCATTACCTTATAGAGGTTTTCAAGAAGAAGCGAACGATTTACGGTGAAGTTTTGGGCTTCTGA
- a CDS encoding polysaccharide deacetylase family protein — MVENILSIDVEEVFHGEYTRRHRHNLYYRTPKNIPPILKILEEHNAKATFFIVGEIAEKFPEVINMILEKGHEVSFHGWIHEPLWKLTPEQFREEVRSFKKLHPHTIGFRAPSFSLNNETKWVLKILYDEGFKYDSSVFPTWTPLYGTYKAPMHPYHPSLKNIIKEDETCPIIEFPLAVYKLFRLIKVPIAGGFWLRLWDLGLIKRGIKKINDEGFPAVIYIHNWELDEKTPKINAGILGRFQVYHNLNKAKQKLASLLSEFKFTNFSTYIKDALK, encoded by the coding sequence TTGGTAGAAAACATATTATCTATAGATGTTGAAGAAGTATTTCACGGCGAATATACACGGCGACATAGACATAATTTATATTACAGAACTCCAAAAAATATCCCGCCAATATTAAAGATTCTAGAAGAACATAATGCCAAGGCAACGTTTTTCATAGTTGGAGAAATTGCTGAGAAATTCCCAGAAGTAATCAACATGATATTGGAAAAAGGACATGAAGTATCTTTCCACGGATGGATACACGAACCTTTATGGAAATTAACACCTGAGCAATTCAGAGAGGAAGTTAGAAGTTTTAAGAAACTTCACCCTCATACCATAGGTTTCCGAGCTCCATCATTCTCTTTAAATAATGAGACGAAGTGGGTTCTAAAAATATTGTATGATGAAGGCTTCAAATATGACTCAAGCGTATTTCCAACTTGGACACCCTTGTATGGTACATATAAGGCTCCAATGCACCCGTACCATCCATCTTTAAAAAACATAATAAAAGAAGATGAAACATGTCCAATAATAGAGTTTCCCTTAGCAGTATACAAGCTATTTAGACTTATTAAAGTTCCTATAGCTGGGGGATTTTGGTTACGTTTGTGGGACTTGGGTCTAATAAAGAGGGGGATTAAGAAGATTAATGATGAAGGATTTCCAGCAGTCATTTACATACATAACTGGGAACTTGACGAGAAAACTCCTAAAATTAATGCAGGAATTTTAGGCAGATTTCAAGTTTATCATAACTTGAATAAAGCAAAGCAAAAACTAGCATCCTTGCTGAGCGAATTCAAATTCACCAATTTCTCCACATACATTAAGGATGCTCTGAAATAA